Below is a window of Lacibacter sp. H407 DNA.
ATTTGAATTGTTTCTAAAATTTATTTTCCATTACACCTGTTCCAAACAACGCAAAATCATATTTCACTGGATCGTTCTTATCTAAGATACGCAGATTGGCTGTGAGTTCAAGCGCCGCTTCCCAATCGTCTTGCTTGCGGGAAAGCAGATCATACTGTCGTGCCACTCTTGACACATGTACATCCAGTGGGCAAATAAGGTCAGCTGGTTTGATGTTTTTCCAAATGCCAAAATCAACGCCTTTGTTGTCATCTCTCACCATCCAGCGCAAATACATATTCAATCGCTTACAGGTTGATTTTTGCATGGGTGCCGAAACGTGCTTCTCTGTTCGTTTCAAATGCTCGAATGAGAAGAAATAGTTTTTGAAATGATTCAATCCTTCTTCCACCGTCATTCCTTTTTTTGGAAAGAAGGCTGTTTCCAATGAATCATGTTTTGAATAATGTTGATGAAAGAATTCAATGAAGTAATAGAGGTCATCTGTAGTAAATGTGCGATGCTTAAATCCTGTTAATCTTTTCAATCCACCCAAATCATGGTTCAGACAAAAATTATGCGGCTGCATATTCATCAGCTGCATGAGTTCTCTTGATTTGTTGATGATAGTAGTGCGGTTGCCCCAGGCGAAGATGGCTGCAAAAAAACCGGCGATCTCAATATCCTGTTTTTTGGTAAACAGATGAGGGATGCAGATGGGATCATCTTTAATGAACGAAGGTTGATTGTAGAAATCAACCTTCGCATTGAGAAACTTTTTTAAATCTTGTTGTTTCATTATCCAATCGCTTTCGCAAGATCTTCAATCAGATCATCTGCATCTTCAATACCAACACTCAAACGGATCAGCGAATCGTGCAAGCCATCTTTGATTCGTTTTTCTCTTGGAATAGAGGCATGCGTCATGCTTGCCGGATGATTGATGAGACTTTCCACGCCTCCTAAACTTTCAGCCAATGCAAATAAATGTGTGGATGATAATACACGTCTTGCTTCTTCAATACTATCGTCTTTCAATTCAAAACTGATCATACCGCCAAAGTCACGCATTTGTGCTTTCGCAATTTCATGCCCGGGATGATCAGTAAAGCCAGGCCAATATACTTTCGCCACTTTTGGATTTGCTTTTAACCAATGTGCAATTTTTGCACCGTTGGCACAATGCGCTCTCATACGTACCGCCAAGGTTTTAATACCACGCAACACCAGAAAACAATCCATTGGTCCGGGAACTGCACCGGAGCTTTTTTGAATGAAGTATAATTTTTCACGCAATTCTTTATCATTCATGACCAAACAACCTTGTATTACATCACTATGGCCTCCGAGATATTTTGTAGCGGAGTGCATCACAATGTCAGCACCAAGATCTAACGGGTTTTGTAAATAGGGAGAAGCAAAGGTGTTGTCAACACAAAGCAATGCACCCGCTTCTTTTGCAATTACGGAAACCGCTTTGATGTCGGTAATATTCATCAACGGATTGGTAGGTGTTTCAAGCCAGATGAGTTTTGTATTAACAGTGATCGCCGCTTTTACATTATCAGGATTGGTGGTATCCACATAAATAAACTTCAACCCGAATTTTTCAAATACTTTCATGAACAGGCGATACGTACCACCGTACATATCACTTGCTGCAATCACTTCATCACCGGGAGCAAGTAATTTGATGACTGCATCAGTTGCTGCTACGCCGCTGCCAAACACTAAACCAAACTTTCCGTTTTCAATCACTGCCACTGCTTCTTCTAATGCAAAACGGGTTGGGTTCTGACTTCTTGCATATTCAAATCCTTTGTTTACACCCGGCGCTTCCTGCACATACGTACTGGTTTGATAAATAGGTGTCATAATTGCACCGGTTGAAGGATCGGGATGCGAACCGGCATGGATCATTTTAGTATCTAGTTTCATATCTATATTTTTTTCGTCTGACAAATGAGTTGAGATGTCTGGTCCGTCAGACGAGGGCGTCAGACGGGGATTGCAAAGATGAGGAATTACAACAGATGCGCCGCACAGAAATAACGCCAATCATCATTCTTAACAGCATGTGCTGATTGTGCATTCACAGGTTGCTGCAGAATTTCTTTTTTCAGGATGTTTTCTTTCACCAGTTTTTGTCGGCTGTTTTGTAAAAATTCTTTAAAACCTACCGATTGCATCCATTGTTGCTGCGGTGGTTCATAACCGATCTTGTCGGTTCGGTAAACAATGGAAGAAGGTAGCGTCTGCTTCATACTTTCTCTTAAGATGTATTTGGTAAAACCGTTTTGCAGTTTATAATGCGAAGGCAATGAAAAAATAAACTGCACCAACTCATGCGATAAAAATGGCAAACGCACTTCCACGCCATGTGCCATGCTGTTACGATCAGCATAACGCAGCAATTCTTCTAATCCCAGCCGCATGGTATTATAATACAGCAGATCGTTGAGCTTGCTGACAGTTGGTTTGAAAATACTTTTCTTATTAAAATTTGTTTTACGATAATTATTCGCAATGAATTTATTGTTCAGTATTTCTTTGTTGGCTTTGTTTTCTAATTGTACTGCTGCCATTTCGGGAAACTTTGCAGCAAGTTTGTTTTTCCAACCCCAATCAACTGAAATATTGTTTTGTGCGAATGCCTTTAACTCACGACTAACGGTTGACGAATCACGACTTTTCTCCTGGAGAAACCAATGAATGTATTTATGATAACCCGCAAGTGTTTCATCTGCACCTTGTCCATCAAGAATAACTTTTACGCCCCGTTGCTTCGCAAGTTCATATACTTTGTATTGCGCATAAATACTGCTCGATTGAAATGGTTCTTCCTGCTGATGAATTAATTTTTCTATATCATTCAATAATGTTTCTGCTGTTGGAGTAACAAAGTGTTGCTGTAGTTGAAACTGATTTGCTACCTGTTTGGCATAAGCTGTTTCATCTTTTTCAAAGCCAGGAAACGAAGCGGTGAAGGTTTGTAATTTGGAATCTGGATTTTGGATTTTGATAATTGCAGCAATGCTTGAACTATCTAATCCGCCACTCAACGATGTACCAACTTCCACATCACTTCTCAATCTTCTTGTAACAGATGTATTGAGTAGTTGTTGAAACTGTTCAATTGCTTCAGCTTCTGTTATTGTTGATGTTGTTTCTTTATCAAGATCCCAGTATTGCCCGATCTCATTTTTACCGGTACGCATATCCAGTTTGAGATAATGCGATTGTGGCAAGCTGCTGATGTTTTCATAAAATGTTTGCGACAGATCAGCAGGATTTTTTACCCAACCCAACCCGATATAATTGAGCAGCATGCTGTGGTTGATCTTTTTCTCTACACCTGCAGCCCAGAGAGCTTTCATTTCACTGGCGAATAAAAACTGTTCACCATCAAAAAAATAGTAGAATGGCTTTTCACCAAAACGGTCACGTGCAGTAAACAGCGTTTGTTCCTGTTCATCCCAAATGGCAAAGGCAAACATGCCATCGAACTGTTGAAGACATTCATCTTCCCAATGATCGTATGCAGCAAGGATCACCTCTGTATCAGAATGCGTAAAAAAAGTATAACCCTTTTGTTTTAGCTCTTCTTTCAGCTCCAGATAATTATAGATCTCTCCGTTGTAGGTAATGCTGTAACGGGCTCTTTCTCTTGGCCCTCTTTCTGTCAAACCAAAGCGTACTTCTCCTGTAAGAAAAGGGAAGTGCATCGGTTGCTTGCCGGTTTCGCTTAAATCAATAATGGCCAAGCGCCGGTGACCAAAACCAACTGTTTTGTTTTCATTCAACCAAAAACCTTCACCATCCGGTCCACGATGCGCAATTGAATCT
It encodes the following:
- a CDS encoding TIGR02757 family protein, with protein sequence MKQQDLKKFLNAKVDFYNQPSFIKDDPICIPHLFTKKQDIEIAGFFAAIFAWGNRTTIINKSRELMQLMNMQPHNFCLNHDLGGLKRLTGFKHRTFTTDDLYYFIEFFHQHYSKHDSLETAFFPKKGMTVEEGLNHFKNYFFSFEHLKRTEKHVSAPMQKSTCKRLNMYLRWMVRDDNKGVDFGIWKNIKPADLICPLDVHVSRVARQYDLLSRKQDDWEAALELTANLRILDKNDPVKYDFALFGTGVMENKF
- a CDS encoding cystathionine gamma-synthase — protein: MKLDTKMIHAGSHPDPSTGAIMTPIYQTSTYVQEAPGVNKGFEYARSQNPTRFALEEAVAVIENGKFGLVFGSGVAATDAVIKLLAPGDEVIAASDMYGGTYRLFMKVFEKFGLKFIYVDTTNPDNVKAAITVNTKLIWLETPTNPLMNITDIKAVSVIAKEAGALLCVDNTFASPYLQNPLDLGADIVMHSATKYLGGHSDVIQGCLVMNDKELREKLYFIQKSSGAVPGPMDCFLVLRGIKTLAVRMRAHCANGAKIAHWLKANPKVAKVYWPGFTDHPGHEIAKAQMRDFGGMISFELKDDSIEEARRVLSSTHLFALAESLGGVESLINHPASMTHASIPREKRIKDGLHDSLIRLSVGIEDADDLIEDLAKAIG
- the asnB gene encoding asparagine synthase (glutamine-hydrolyzing); translation: MFDFYSMCGIAGIISINPHHVSTDRLKAMTDSIAHRGPDGEGFWLNENKTVGFGHRRLAIIDLSETGKQPMHFPFLTGEVRFGLTERGPRERARYSITYNGEIYNYLELKEELKQKGYTFFTHSDTEVILAAYDHWEDECLQQFDGMFAFAIWDEQEQTLFTARDRFGEKPFYYFFDGEQFLFASEMKALWAAGVEKKINHSMLLNYIGLGWVKNPADLSQTFYENISSLPQSHYLKLDMRTGKNEIGQYWDLDKETTSTITEAEAIEQFQQLLNTSVTRRLRSDVEVGTSLSGGLDSSSIAAIIKIQNPDSKLQTFTASFPGFEKDETAYAKQVANQFQLQQHFVTPTAETLLNDIEKLIHQQEEPFQSSSIYAQYKVYELAKQRGVKVILDGQGADETLAGYHKYIHWFLQEKSRDSSTVSRELKAFAQNNISVDWGWKNKLAAKFPEMAAVQLENKANKEILNNKFIANNYRKTNFNKKSIFKPTVSKLNDLLYYNTMRLGLEELLRYADRNSMAHGVEVRLPFLSHELVQFIFSLPSHYKLQNGFTKYILRESMKQTLPSSIVYRTDKIGYEPPQQQWMQSVGFKEFLQNSRQKLVKENILKKEILQQPVNAQSAHAVKNDDWRYFCAAHLL